A window of Podarcis muralis chromosome 10, rPodMur119.hap1.1, whole genome shotgun sequence genomic DNA:
CTCCTGCCCTTCTGTAACACCTTCCATGGACGATTAAGAACCACCTTCCCACCTTGGCCACAGAAAGatctaagacaggcataggcaaactcggcccccgagatgttttgggactacaactcccatgatccctagctaacagaaccagtggtcagggatgatgggaattgtagttccaaaacatctggagggccgagtttgcctatgcctgatttaagagCTCTGTGTAGCCAGGAAGCTTGTGCATTTCCCCGGGTACAGCTTCATTCAATGGGTGGCGATGCCCTTCTGATATTTATGCTGCTGTGGTCAAGTGCAGAACTGTGTTAACTCAAGTTGTGATCTACAACATATGGTGTACTGAACAAAATGCTTTAGAACCCACTACATCAGGACAAACAAGCACACTGAACAATTAAAGTACCTTAAgatgcttttaattaaaaaaaaaaaaaatcagaattcactttttaaaaaaagtaaaccaGATTTCAATTCACAAGGGGGAAACGATTGGTACTGTGTAGTCAGATGAGATAATTTGCTACGGTCAAAGTGCTAACGTAACCCTTTCCTGTGGTTTGGCCCATGTGACTGGACCACCACAACTCCTTTGTGCAACCTGAAACCCTTATTTTGCCATACCATGATCAGTGCATTCTTCTACCCAGACAAGCAGCAGTGAACAAAGGACATCATTCATGCCCAACAAAGGGACAGCAGAACCTCatatttgctgttgaaatgcttCACGCATTGGCGAGAACATCTTAAGACAGGATTTTTGAATGGGAGGCCCTTCccttgtacaaggcaatgtttcTGCCCCTTGTTGAGGCGAGAGGCCCAAAAACTCACAggctcttccccttcccttctgaGATGATGTGCTCAGGTCGTGCCCGCATGAACCACTCCACCCAAGCGCCATCATAAATGGCCACGTCAGCCTTGCCACACAGATACGCCCCCAGAGCCACGTGGCAGGCTGTGACGCCTGAACCGCAAGTGGCCACCAGGGGCTTGGAGAGATCCACTTTCTTCTCCTGAAACAAGCTGCGGATGTCCTCTGGACTCTTCTCCAGGCCAGACTCGGTCAGGAAGTCAGTGAAAGGGATGTTCACCGAGCCAGGGATGtgaccaggttcaattcctggagaaagttaaaacaaaataaaaagtataaaAAACAGTTATACCAACCGCTTAGGACACCCACACGCTCAAGAACATTTACAAtgttcattttcttcttccttgcaATTCAAATTGCCTTCATTAAATCAGATATccccagactcggccctccaaatgttttgggactacactttgggacgcaccttgttttagaggaggagaacaagaaaaaaaaatctctccctctgtgatggcctgggattccgagtctgagagcgatccggaggaatcccagccggcacaggagtccccgcctccagggccggctgaactggggcaaggcctagatgctgaggaaactcaagagcaggcaccaggtgaaaccattctgaccccagaggtgctggaagactcagtggctacaggtgagccttccccggggcccagtaacccttcggcctctcctgaactgcagaggcttagggcagagaggcgaagggaactggtgtctcccaggaggagtgctcgccttaaggccaagagaggcggggcttctgggggccgggaccgcccccggccttagaagaagataaaggtcaggcagcccggtcccaggttgcgggagcaacgtcgttgtggagtacctgctttacccagtccttgatctgcactcccagtgtgcctgttcctcgcccggcttcctgtttctgactctccggtgttcctgttcctcgcctggatccctgctgctgccctaccagtgttcctgttcctcgcctggcttcctgcttctgccctaccatcgttcctgttaccccgcccggctccctgtctcggacctcgcgtctcatctagtgatcgtctaccctgctagagactctggactgatcttgggctacggtaatagtaccttatcccccctgggaccagcacaccctctctgcgcagcgccccttcagcgaagcggcaggagaaacggagccccttccatttctcctcccgcttcactgaaggggctctgtgcagagagggaaagctgcacagtgcctctccagcgaagcaaagccaggagagcaagagcgatcagtgcgcaccgacccctctccctctccaggcttcagcaaaagcaacgcaaagcctctggagtgcagcgggaacgctcccactgcactttggaggctttgcgttgctatcgctgaagccatgaaacctgcattcgctccataagacgcacacacatttccccttaatttttggagggggaaaagtgcgtcttatagagcgaaaaatacagtaaataaaaattattattattattattattattatccctgatCTAGAGGCTTCATATCCTGCACTGGTGCCTCTCCCTTGCTTCTTTCCTTCTCAGTCGCTGAGCTAAAGAAAGCCAACTCTTCTACCCTCAAGGCCTACTGAGATGTGTTACCTTCCCGAGGTTCTGCCTCCGTCCCAGTGAACCTCCCAGCTGACCGAGCATCCACCACCTGGAAGCGTTGGGCCTCAATGTTCTCCTTAACATCCTCGTGGGCTTTCACTAGCGATCTGTCCAGAGAGGCATGGAATTCCGCAGGGACAGGGCGGCTCTTCCCGGAGCTGACGGGGTGCCCCTCACGCAGCCAGTTCTTCAGCCCGCCATCTAGGACGGAAACGGCGTCATGCCCAAAGGCCCGGAACATCCACCAGACGCGAGGGGCAGAGAAAGAGCCCTGGTCACTTGCGTCGTAGACTACGACATGGGAGTCGCTGCCAACCCCCAGTTTGCTCACGTACTCTGCAAAAGCAGCCGGGCCGGGGAGCATGTGGTCGTACGGCGAAGTGCGGTCGCTGCACTGGTCGATGTCGAAGAAAGACGCTCCGGGGATGTGGCGCTCCTCAAACTCGCTCCGGGGGTTGCGCTTCATTTTGGGGAGGTACCAAGAGGCGTCCAGGAGCCGCACAGCCAGCCCAGCTT
This region includes:
- the MPST gene encoding 3-mercaptopyruvate sulfurtransferase isoform X2; translated protein: MSQQLLYRALVSAKWVSEAIKTPQAGLAVRLLDASWYLPKMKRNPRSEFEERHIPGASFFDIDQCSDRTSPYDHMLPGPAAFAEYVSKLGVGSDSHVVVYDASDQGSFSAPRVWWMFRAFGHDAVSVLDGGLKNWLREGHPVSSGKSRPVPAEFHASLDRSLVKAHEDVKENIEAQRFQVVDARSAGRFTGTEAEPREGIEPGHIPGSVNIPFTDFLTESGLEKSPEDIRSLFQEKKVDLSKPLVATCGSGVTACHVALGAYLCGKADVAIYDGAWVEWFMRARPEHIISEGKGKSL
- the MPST gene encoding 3-mercaptopyruvate sulfurtransferase isoform X1, whose protein sequence is MFEVLHVDSPAESQIPPEPKQDLSTMSQQLLYRALVSAKWVSEAIKTPQAGLAVRLLDASWYLPKMKRNPRSEFEERHIPGASFFDIDQCSDRTSPYDHMLPGPAAFAEYVSKLGVGSDSHVVVYDASDQGSFSAPRVWWMFRAFGHDAVSVLDGGLKNWLREGHPVSSGKSRPVPAEFHASLDRSLVKAHEDVKENIEAQRFQVVDARSAGRFTGTEAEPREGIEPGHIPGSVNIPFTDFLTESGLEKSPEDIRSLFQEKKVDLSKPLVATCGSGVTACHVALGAYLCGKADVAIYDGAWVEWFMRARPEHIISEGKGKSL